In bacterium, one genomic interval encodes:
- a CDS encoding protein phosphatase 2C domain-containing protein, with amino-acid sequence MRIAGLSDIGLVRTKNEDAYWFDMDRAIFILADGLGGHRAGEVAANLAVKIVAERLSAAVDRKLKNFDLIDALQEAFGAASAEIYKRGKSSEKLTGMGCSLIAGILHEENCYLAHAGDSRAYLYFENTLSQMTVDDTPVAALIKRGYLLPEKARSHNMKNVLVKSIGTKSKVDANITQFPVKAKERLLLCSDGLWGALDHKRMCEILRKPMYPERACQELIARARSEGGKDNITVIIVDVENPADNIGVITVEMPRPI; translated from the coding sequence ATGCGAATCGCTGGACTTTCGGACATCGGTCTGGTTCGCACGAAGAATGAAGATGCGTACTGGTTCGATATGGATCGGGCCATATTCATTCTAGCTGACGGACTGGGAGGTCATAGGGCGGGTGAGGTTGCAGCCAATCTGGCCGTCAAGATTGTTGCCGAGCGTCTGTCAGCGGCAGTAGACCGCAAACTCAAAAACTTCGATCTGATTGATGCTTTGCAGGAAGCTTTTGGCGCAGCTTCAGCAGAAATCTATAAACGCGGAAAATCGTCGGAAAAACTGACAGGCATGGGTTGTTCACTCATTGCCGGGATCCTGCATGAAGAAAATTGTTACCTTGCTCATGCCGGAGATTCACGCGCGTATCTTTATTTCGAAAACACACTCTCGCAAATGACAGTCGACGACACACCTGTTGCCGCATTGATCAAACGAGGTTACTTGCTTCCGGAAAAAGCCCGTTCGCACAACATGAAGAATGTTCTTGTGAAATCGATCGGAACAAAATCCAAAGTGGATGCAAACATCACGCAGTTTCCGGTAAAAGCAAAGGAAAGACTCCTGCTTTGCAGTGACGGTTTATGGGGAGCGCTTGATCACAAAAGGATGTGCGAGATCCTTCGAAAGCCAATGTATCCGGAAAGAGCTTGCCAGGAGCTGATTGCTCGCGCGCGGTCCGAAGGCGGAAAGGATAACATTACCGTGATCATTGTAGATGTGGAGAATCCAGCTGATAACATTGGTGTCATAACCGTAGAAATGCCTCGTCCGATATAA